Proteins from a genomic interval of Acidobacteriota bacterium:
- a CDS encoding HigA family addiction module antidote protein, which produces MHSPPHPGDFIKTEIIEPLQLTISAAAKVLGVSRPALSMLLNGRSDLSGDMALRLEKAFGVKMDTLMRMQSAWDIAQTRKRETSIKVRRYAASA; this is translated from the coding sequence ATGCATTCCCCGCCGCATCCCGGCGACTTCATCAAGACCGAAATTATCGAACCCCTGCAACTGACCATTTCGGCGGCAGCGAAGGTACTCGGTGTGTCGCGGCCGGCGCTGTCGATGCTGCTGAACGGTCGTTCGGACCTGTCTGGCGACATGGCGCTACGGCTCGAGAAGGCGTTCGGCGTGAAGATGGATACCTTGATGCGCATGCAGTCGGCTTGGGATATCGCCCAGACGCGCAAACGTGAGACCTCGATCAAGGTCAGGCGCTACGCCGCCAGCGCCTGA
- a CDS encoding type II toxin-antitoxin system RelE/ParE family toxin: MKLRNFIHKAIRRLFEQDDAKGLPPDAVDKLRKMLAFLEAMGNESELRDIPVWKAHRLTGDRRGTWSLHVTRNWRLTFRIDGNEVVDVNFEDYH; the protein is encoded by the coding sequence GTGAAACTCCGGAACTTCATCCACAAGGCCATCCGGAGGCTGTTCGAGCAAGACGACGCCAAGGGACTGCCGCCAGACGCGGTGGACAAGCTGCGCAAGATGCTGGCGTTCCTCGAAGCAATGGGGAACGAGAGCGAATTACGCGACATCCCTGTCTGGAAGGCTCATCGCCTCACGGGCGACCGCAGAGGCACTTGGAGCCTCCACGTCACCCGCAACTGGCGGCTGACGTTCCGGATCGATGGCAACGAGGTCGTCGACGTGAACTTCGAGGACTACCACTGA